A window of Pantoea agglomerans contains these coding sequences:
- a CDS encoding DUF6404 family protein: protein MQGVVKFIKGCLLFSLLWGLFMWFCFWQKEGMETGMAVLQSLYAGVIYQAMTTLIGRYKARRQAKPL, encoded by the coding sequence ATGCAGGGCGTGGTGAAATTTATTAAAGGCTGTCTACTGTTTTCCCTGCTGTGGGGCCTGTTTATGTGGTTCTGCTTCTGGCAAAAAGAGGGAATGGAAACGGGAATGGCGGTGTTGCAAAGTCTCTATGCAGGCGTGATCTACCAGGCGATGACGACGCTGATTGGGCGCTATAAGGCCCGTCGTCAGGCCAAACCGCTTTAA